In one window of Gemmatimonadota bacterium DNA:
- the sufC gene encoding Fe-S cluster assembly ATPase SufC, which translates to MALLEIRNLRGGIKDQDIINGIDLTVDRGEVHAIMGPNGSGKSTLGKILAGHEEYAETGGTVRFQGKDLFELTPEERANEGMFLAFQYPVEIPGVSNAYFLRAALNERLKYRGEPEMSAGAFRKLLNEKMKQVDMDPELARRPVNEDFSGGEKKRNEIFHMAVLEPTLSILDETDSGLDIDAMKIVAHGINHQRTAENAMIVITHYQRLLDYVVPDYVHVMYDGRIVKSGHKDLAFELEERGYEWIREEVEAAG; encoded by the coding sequence ATGGCTTTATTGGAAATCAGGAATCTGCGCGGCGGCATCAAGGACCAGGATATCATCAACGGGATCGATCTGACCGTCGATCGGGGCGAGGTGCACGCGATCATGGGGCCCAACGGCTCCGGCAAGAGTACGCTGGGCAAGATCCTCGCCGGCCACGAGGAATACGCGGAAACCGGCGGGACGGTACGGTTCCAGGGCAAAGATCTGTTCGAGCTCACCCCCGAGGAGCGGGCCAACGAAGGCATGTTCCTGGCCTTTCAGTACCCGGTGGAGATCCCCGGCGTCAGCAACGCCTATTTCCTCCGGGCGGCGTTGAACGAACGCCTGAAGTACCGCGGCGAACCGGAGATGAGCGCCGGCGCGTTCCGGAAGTTGCTGAACGAGAAGATGAAGCAGGTCGACATGGACCCCGAACTGGCCAGGCGTCCCGTGAACGAGGACTTCTCGGGCGGCGAGAAGAAACGCAACGAGATCTTCCACATGGCCGTGCTCGAGCCGACGCTCTCCATCCTGGACGAGACGGATTCGGGACTGGATATCGATGCCATGAAGATCGTGGCCCACGGCATAAACCATCAGCGCACGGCGGAAAACGCGATGATCGTCATCACCCACTACCAGCGGCTGCTGGACTACGTCGTGCCGGACTATGTCCACGTCATGTACGACGGCAGAATCGTGAAGTCCGGCCATAAGGATCTCGCCTTCGAACTGGAGGAGCGGGGCTACGAATGGATCCGCGAGGAAGTGGAAGCAGCCGGCTGA